In Deinococcus sp. JMULE3, the genomic window ACCGCGCCACCCACGACGCGCCCACCCAGCCCCCGGCCGCCGCGCCGCCCGAGGCGTTCTGGGATGGGGGAGAGGTGCAACGCTCAGCGGACAGCGGCTACCTGCAACTGCTCGACACCGGCGCCCTGCTCACCGCCGCCGAACGAGAAGGGGTCGCCCTGCGGATCCTGGTGCGCCCCGGCGATTACGTGTTCCCCAATACGCCGGTCGCGGTGGGCGTGCCGCACCTCCCGCAGAACGTACTTGCGGCCCTGACCCTGGGACCCCGGCGGGTGGGCGGACAGGACCTGGAATTCACCGTCCGGCAGCTGGCCGAGGTCGCCGCCCGCGCCCTGAGCCCCGGCACGAACGATCCCGTGACCGCCATCGACGTGATCGACCGCTTCGGGGACGCCCTGTGCCGCCTGCAGGGCCGCACCTGGCCGCCCGGCGTGGAATACCGCGACCACCAGTTGCGCCTCGTGTACCCCGTCACCACCTACGCCGGCCTGCTCGACAGCATGTTCCACATGATCCGGCAGTACGGCAGCGGCAGCCCCGCCGTGACCCTGCGCCTCCTCGACGTCCTGCGCATCGTGACCGAAGGCGAAAGCGACCCCGCACGACACCGCGAACTGCACCGACACGCCGAACTGCTCATCGAGGACGCCCGCCGCGACACCCACAACACTGGGGACCTCCGCGAACTCGAAACGCGGTACCGCGCCCTGCAGGACACCCATGCAACACGAAGGCGGGAAGATTAATACGAGCGTCGCTGTCGATTAAAGGTTTGGGGGTTTTATATGCTCCAGATCGAGCTATTTAGATTCGATCTGCGTATAAATCCAGCATGTTGCAATAAGCTCTTTGTCTGATAATTAACCGAAGGTCTTAAATGAGAGTTATCGACCCTGCTCCAGTCGATTTCGTATCCTCGCTTAAAAATATCCTGTGCTGAATGAGGGACGAAAAAATAGACCAGTGCCGTATCATGATCAAGCGCATCGCACTGCCGGACGATATCGAGATATTCCACCGAAATTCCAGCATCAAGCCGCTTGA contains:
- a CDS encoding DUF2254 domain-containing protein, encoding MKGTWLRLREWTGQFWFLPAVMTALALLLAWGGIQLEEQYGVPDGLTWAYSGGESGARSLLSAVASSAIGVAGTVFSITIAALSYAAGSMGPRLLDNFTRDRGNQAVLGTFIATFAFTLFSLRSVRGGEDTAFVPHYNVTLAMLLALACVGALVYFLAHVTRGINMTAVVNLLRDDLRRALDRATHDAPTQPPAAAPPEAFWDGGEVQRSADSGYLQLLDTGALLTAAEREGVALRILVRPGDYVFPNTPVAVGVPHLPQNVLAALTLGPRRVGGQDLEFTVRQLAEVAARALSPGTNDPVTAIDVIDRFGDALCRLQGRTWPPGVEYRDHQLRLVYPVTTYAGLLDSMFHMIRQYGSGSPAVTLRLLDVLRIVTEGESDPARHRELHRHAELLIEDARRDTHNTGDLRELETRYRALQDTHATRRRED